Proteins from a genomic interval of Clostridia bacterium:
- the carB gene encoding carbamoyl-phosphate synthase large subunit, protein MPKIENIKKVLVIGSGPIIIGQAAEFDYSGTQACKSLKEEGIEVVLVNSNPATIMTDAEVADKVYIEPISLEFVKQIIKKEKPDGILASLGGQTGLNMAVELANDGILEEMNVELLGTSLQSIKKAEDRELFKRTMQEIGEKVPHSTIVTTLTDAVAFAEEVGFPIIIRPAYTLGGTGGGIANDMDEFRYICGKGLKLSMINQVLLEQSVAGWKEIEYEVVRDGADNCIIICNMENFDPVGVHTGDSIVVAPSQTLSDIEYQMLRSASIKVIRALDIKGGCNIQYALNPLSLEYVVIEVNPRVSRSSALASKATGYPIARVAAKIAIGLNLDEIKNSVTQNTYACFEPSLDYVVTKVPRWPFDKFTTADRSLGTQMKATGEVMAIGRTFEESLLKAIDSLDIKFNYQLGLSLFENKTKEELIESIKKPNDQRIFAICKALQKGVTAGEIVNITKIDEFFIRKLKKIVKLAEEIKRAGIAWLDYDLYSRAKKIGFGDSYIANLANVSLESILELRDKYPINPVYKIVDTCAGEFEAVTPYYYSTYEEKDDVIVSENEKVLVIGSGPIRIGQGIEFDYCSVHSVRALKELNLESIIINNNPETVSTDFDTSDKLYFEPLTKECVLDIIRKEKPIGVIVQFGGQTAINLAGPLHKEGVKILGTNVEDIDIAEDRDKFLKLLEELDIPIPPGNTVFSFDQAKEVAAKIGYPVLVRPSYVLGGRAMEIVYNDSALEEYMSLAVDISTKHPILIDKYITGKEVEVDGICDGTEVLIPGIMEHVERAGVHSGDSIAIYPPRTLDKKTKDTVVDYTMKLAKALNVKGLFNIQFVLDENNKVYVIEVNPRASRTVPVMSKITGIPMVNVATKLIMGKKLKDLGYKPGLAKETEFTAVKAPVFSFSKLATVDTFLGPEMKSTGEVMGVDKDFLSALYKAFVASGLKIPLGGSVLLSVADRDKDECIDIAHRLSELNFRLMATEDTYNFLSGAGVEVDAVSSDDIIDYIKNDKVQFIINTPTKGKIASRLGFLLRRTAIEYNVPCITSLDTTKAALQVIDHIIHQRETEIYSLDDYSAYSGCIQ, encoded by the coding sequence ATGCCAAAAATTGAAAATATTAAAAAAGTACTTGTGATAGGTTCAGGTCCCATAATAATCGGTCAGGCTGCAGAGTTTGATTATTCAGGAACGCAGGCCTGCAAATCCCTTAAAGAAGAAGGAATCGAAGTAGTACTTGTAAACAGTAACCCCGCTACCATTATGACCGATGCCGAAGTTGCGGATAAAGTTTATATAGAGCCTATTTCTCTAGAGTTTGTGAAACAAATAATTAAAAAGGAAAAACCTGACGGAATACTTGCATCCCTCGGCGGCCAAACAGGCCTTAATATGGCAGTAGAACTAGCTAATGACGGCATCCTCGAAGAGATGAACGTGGAGCTTTTGGGAACTTCACTTCAGTCAATAAAAAAAGCCGAAGACAGAGAATTATTTAAACGTACTATGCAGGAAATAGGTGAAAAGGTTCCTCACAGTACTATAGTAACAACCCTGACCGATGCTGTCGCCTTTGCCGAAGAGGTCGGCTTTCCCATTATAATACGTCCGGCCTACACTCTAGGTGGAACAGGCGGAGGCATAGCAAATGATATGGATGAGTTCAGGTACATTTGCGGTAAAGGTCTGAAGCTCAGTATGATTAATCAGGTTTTGCTTGAACAGAGTGTTGCGGGATGGAAGGAAATAGAATATGAAGTAGTCAGAGACGGCGCAGATAACTGTATTATCATATGTAATATGGAAAACTTCGACCCGGTAGGTGTTCATACGGGAGACAGTATAGTTGTTGCACCGAGTCAGACTCTGTCAGATATAGAATATCAGATGCTCCGTTCTGCTTCTATTAAAGTCATACGTGCTCTTGATATAAAAGGTGGGTGTAATATCCAATACGCCCTAAATCCTTTAAGTCTTGAATATGTCGTTATCGAAGTTAACCCAAGGGTAAGCCGTTCCAGCGCCCTTGCTTCAAAGGCTACAGGCTACCCTATTGCAAGGGTTGCAGCAAAGATTGCTATAGGCCTTAACCTTGATGAGATAAAAAACTCGGTAACTCAGAACACCTATGCATGCTTTGAACCTTCACTCGACTATGTTGTCACAAAGGTTCCAAGGTGGCCCTTCGATAAATTCACTACTGCAGACAGAAGTCTGGGTACACAGATGAAGGCGACCGGAGAAGTAATGGCTATCGGCAGAACTTTTGAAGAATCACTGCTGAAAGCTATAGATTCACTTGATATAAAATTCAACTATCAGTTGGGTTTAAGTCTATTTGAAAATAAAACAAAGGAAGAGCTCATTGAATCAATAAAAAAACCTAATGACCAGAGGATTTTTGCTATATGCAAGGCTCTTCAGAAAGGTGTTACTGCCGGAGAAATCGTCAATATCACCAAAATAGATGAGTTCTTTATTAGAAAGCTCAAAAAAATAGTAAAGCTTGCGGAAGAAATCAAACGTGCAGGTATTGCATGGCTCGACTATGACTTATACTCAAGGGCAAAGAAAATAGGCTTTGGTGATTCATATATTGCAAATCTGGCTAATGTTTCCCTTGAAAGTATACTGGAGCTGAGAGATAAGTATCCCATAAATCCCGTATATAAAATTGTTGATACTTGTGCAGGTGAGTTTGAAGCCGTTACACCTTACTATTACTCTACCTATGAAGAAAAAGATGATGTTATCGTATCGGAAAACGAAAAGGTTCTTGTTATCGGCTCAGGCCCTATAAGAATCGGGCAGGGAATAGAATTTGACTACTGCAGCGTTCACTCTGTAAGAGCGCTTAAAGAACTCAACCTTGAGTCGATTATCATAAACAACAATCCCGAAACTGTCAGCACAGATTTCGATACATCAGATAAGCTCTATTTTGAACCCCTTACCAAGGAATGCGTATTGGATATTATAAGAAAAGAAAAACCGATTGGGGTTATTGTTCAGTTTGGAGGGCAGACAGCTATCAACCTTGCAGGTCCTCTGCACAAGGAAGGTGTAAAAATTCTGGGTACCAATGTAGAAGACATCGACATAGCCGAGGACAGGGATAAATTTCTTAAGTTGCTTGAAGAACTTGATATTCCTATCCCTCCCGGAAATACAGTTTTCTCATTTGATCAAGCTAAAGAAGTTGCAGCCAAAATCGGGTATCCGGTGCTTGTAAGACCTTCTTACGTGCTAGGCGGCAGAGCTATGGAAATCGTGTATAATGATTCGGCTCTTGAGGAATATATGAGCCTTGCTGTTGATATATCTACCAAACATCCGATATTGATAGATAAGTATATTACAGGTAAGGAAGTTGAAGTAGATGGAATATGCGACGGTACCGAGGTGCTTATCCCAGGTATAATGGAACATGTGGAAAGAGCCGGAGTACACTCAGGCGACAGTATAGCCATATACCCCCCGAGAACTCTCGATAAAAAAACGAAAGATACTGTTGTGGATTATACAATGAAGCTTGCTAAAGCTTTAAATGTTAAAGGATTATTCAATATACAATTTGTACTTGATGAAAACAACAAGGTTTATGTAATTGAAGTTAACCCACGTGCAAGCCGTACAGTTCCGGTTATGAGTAAAATAACAGGGATACCTATGGTAAATGTTGCTACAAAGCTCATAATGGGTAAAAAACTCAAAGACCTTGGCTATAAACCGGGACTTGCAAAAGAGACGGAATTTACAGCTGTAAAAGCTCCCGTATTTTCTTTCTCAAAACTGGCCACAGTTGATACGTTCCTTGGACCTGAAATGAAGTCTACAGGCGAAGTTATGGGCGTAGACAAGGATTTCCTCAGTGCCTTGTATAAAGCATTTGTCGCTTCCGGCCTCAAGATCCCGCTTGGCGGAAGTGTTCTGCTCTCAGTAGCTGACAGGGATAAGGACGAATGTATTGATATAGCTCACAGGCTTTCAGAACTGAATTTCAGACTCATGGCAACTGAAGATACCTATAATTTCCTATCAGGAGCAGGTGTAGAAGTTGATGCTGTATCAAGTGATGATATTATAGATTATATCAAGAATGATAAGGTACAGTTTATAATAAATACTCCAACAAAGGGGAAGATTGCTTCCAGACTCGGATTTCTTCTGAGAAGGACTGCTATCGAATACAATGTTCCCTGTATAACTTCACTGGATACTACCAAAGCAGCCCTTCAGGTAATAGATCACATAATACATCAAAGAGAAACAGAAATATATTCTTTGGATGATTATTCTGCTTACTCGGGCTGCATACAGTAA
- the argF gene encoding ornithine carbamoyltransferase — translation MKHLISLYDLTIEDFEEIFKLAEKLKRQTKEGIQHHILKGKTLGMIFTKSSTRTRVSFEVGMYQLGGYSLFLSSNDIQLGRGETIYDTAQVLSRYIDGIMIRTYKHSDVEELAKFGNIPVINGLTDLMHPCQILADLFTVYEHKGTLKGLKLAYVGDGNNVANSLLHGCAKVGMDIAVATPKGYECDRNITFEAHEDSKLSGSEIILTQDPVEAVKDADVIYTDTWVSMGQEAEKEQRVKLFMPYQVNSELLSHAKEDAIFLHCLPAYRGYEVTEEILDGPQSVIFDEAENRLHVQKAIMALLMNK, via the coding sequence ATGAAGCACTTAATCAGTCTTTATGATCTGACTATCGAAGATTTTGAAGAAATATTCAAACTTGCTGAAAAACTCAAAAGACAAACAAAAGAAGGTATCCAGCATCATATTCTGAAAGGTAAGACCCTTGGCATGATATTTACCAAATCTTCTACCAGAACAAGGGTATCTTTTGAGGTGGGTATGTATCAGTTAGGGGGCTATTCCCTTTTCCTTAGCTCCAATGACATTCAGTTGGGCCGTGGGGAAACCATTTATGATACAGCTCAGGTTTTATCCAGATATATTGACGGAATAATGATCCGAACATATAAACACAGTGATGTGGAAGAGCTGGCCAAATTCGGGAACATCCCAGTAATAAACGGTTTGACTGATTTAATGCACCCATGTCAGATATTGGCTGATTTGTTTACCGTATATGAACATAAGGGTACACTGAAAGGACTGAAGCTTGCATATGTAGGAGATGGCAATAACGTGGCAAACTCTTTACTGCATGGCTGCGCTAAGGTCGGAATGGATATAGCCGTTGCAACGCCAAAAGGTTATGAGTGCGATAGAAACATAACTTTTGAAGCACATGAGGATTCAAAACTTTCAGGCTCGGAGATTATCCTAACGCAAGACCCTGTAGAAGCTGTAAAGGATGCTGATGTAATATATACAGATACATGGGTTAGTATGGGTCAGGAAGCTGAGAAGGAACAGCGGGTAAAATTATTCATGCCTTACCAGGTAAACAGTGAGTTATTATCACATGCCAAGGAAGATGCCATATTCCTTCATTGCTTGCCTGCTTACAGGGGCTATGAAGTAACCGAAGAAATTCTGGATGGGCCTCAATCTGTCATTTTCGATGAGGCAGAAAACAGACTGCATGTACAGAAGGCTATCATGGCACTTCTTATGAATAAATAA